The following are from one region of the Simiduia agarivorans SA1 = DSM 21679 genome:
- a CDS encoding polysaccharide lyase 6 family protein, translating to MLVSACGGKQALVSNATELSAAIASAQPGQTITLRNGEWKDVEILFEVDGQDGKPITLKAETAGKVLITGESNLTLAGDYLVVDGLVFTRGYSPTGSVISFRKDKQTLANYSRVTNTVIDRFNKPGRFEPDIWVTLYGRHNRFDHNHLVGKMNQGVTLAVRLDTEQSQQNHHKIDHNYFGPRQVLGSNGGETLRIGTSHYSLSDSFTEVSNNWFDRCDGEVEIISVKSGKNSLTNNVFFESAGTLTLRHGNGNIIENNVFLGNNKPHTGGIRVINADHQVRNNYLSELTGYRFGGGLVVMNGVPNSPINRYHAVKNVTIENNTLVDVAAIQLAAGSDAERSETPSNTKVTNNLFIATGIKSDPITAFDDVSGMVFSDNGASNYQTAFPLGSTDIQVEKNTDGLWQSKSTQHGMAKPALPVQLDQVGVDWFPKGDARSALDSGRTIHVKPGYQALEHALKQAAPGDVLMLAAGDYQVDRVLEVPFAVTIQGPEAPLDALSVTVRYSRNALFEIQDGGQLALRNLLIDGAESDDTAGNTLIRTSRYDMLNNYRLLLSGVWVRNLDVNHSYSLLKVAKSTMADEIRIENSRFSDITGDMLKLDAEIDDLGIFNADYVVLRNNQFERIQGKVLSLYRGGTDESTFGPHLILENNQFTDSGRGKRNQDQLLIDAFGAQVVTLKGNQLSGSGTVKIESRVGEPLYEIADNQWRQSLLDIRYRGEPVALNATETAEETAK from the coding sequence ATGCTTGTATCAGCCTGTGGCGGTAAACAGGCGTTAGTGAGCAACGCCACCGAATTGAGCGCTGCTATTGCATCTGCACAGCCTGGCCAGACTATTACGCTGCGTAATGGTGAATGGAAGGATGTGGAAATTTTGTTCGAGGTCGATGGTCAGGACGGCAAGCCCATTACGTTGAAAGCGGAAACAGCGGGCAAGGTACTCATCACCGGCGAATCTAATCTGACCCTGGCGGGCGACTATCTGGTGGTCGATGGTCTGGTGTTTACCCGCGGCTACTCCCCCACCGGTAGCGTTATCAGCTTCCGGAAAGATAAACAAACACTGGCAAATTATTCCCGCGTAACCAATACGGTTATCGACAGATTCAATAAGCCCGGCCGTTTCGAGCCGGATATCTGGGTGACTTTGTATGGTCGCCACAATCGCTTTGACCACAACCACCTGGTGGGCAAAATGAATCAGGGGGTGACCCTGGCGGTGCGCCTGGATACCGAACAAAGCCAGCAAAATCATCACAAAATCGATCACAACTACTTCGGTCCGCGCCAGGTGCTGGGCAGCAATGGTGGCGAGACGTTGCGTATTGGTACCAGCCACTACTCGCTGTCGGACTCCTTTACCGAAGTCAGCAATAACTGGTTTGACCGGTGCGACGGTGAAGTGGAAATTATTTCCGTTAAATCCGGTAAAAACAGTCTGACCAATAATGTGTTTTTCGAGTCTGCCGGCACGCTCACCTTGCGCCATGGCAATGGCAATATCATTGAGAATAATGTTTTTCTGGGTAACAACAAACCGCACACCGGCGGAATCCGCGTGATCAACGCGGATCACCAGGTACGCAATAACTACCTTTCCGAACTAACCGGCTATCGCTTTGGCGGCGGTCTGGTGGTGATGAACGGTGTGCCCAATTCGCCCATTAACCGATATCACGCAGTGAAAAATGTCACCATTGAAAACAATACGTTGGTGGATGTGGCTGCAATTCAACTGGCTGCAGGTTCGGACGCCGAGCGAAGTGAGACGCCCAGCAATACCAAAGTAACCAACAATCTGTTTATCGCCACCGGCATTAAGAGCGATCCGATTACCGCCTTCGACGATGTCAGTGGCATGGTATTTTCAGACAACGGTGCCTCCAACTACCAAACCGCGTTTCCTCTGGGTAGCACGGACATTCAAGTGGAAAAAAATACCGACGGTCTGTGGCAGTCAAAATCCACGCAGCATGGCATGGCGAAGCCGGCACTTCCGGTTCAACTGGATCAGGTGGGTGTGGACTGGTTTCCGAAGGGCGACGCCCGTAGTGCCCTGGATTCGGGGCGCACCATTCATGTGAAGCCCGGTTATCAGGCATTGGAACATGCGCTGAAGCAGGCGGCCCCCGGCGATGTGCTGATGCTGGCAGCGGGCGACTATCAGGTTGACCGTGTGCTTGAAGTACCTTTTGCGGTGACCATTCAGGGGCCTGAAGCGCCGCTGGATGCGCTGTCGGTCACAGTCCGCTATAGCAGAAATGCACTGTTTGAAATTCAGGATGGTGGCCAGTTGGCGTTGCGCAACCTGCTGATTGATGGTGCAGAATCGGATGATACTGCCGGCAATACGCTTATCCGTACCAGTCGGTATGACATGCTGAACAATTATCGATTGCTGCTTTCCGGCGTTTGGGTGCGCAATCTGGACGTCAATCATTCCTATTCATTGTTGAAAGTGGCCAAGTCCACCATGGCGGACGAAATTCGCATCGAAAACAGCCGTTTCAGTGATATCACCGGCGATATGCTCAAACTGGACGCGGAGATCGATGACCTGGGTATTTTCAATGCGGATTATGTGGTGCTTCGCAATAATCAGTTTGAGCGGATTCAGGGCAAGGTGTTGTCGCTGTACCGGGGCGGCACTGACGAAAGTACCTTTGGCCCGCATCTGATACTGGAGAATAACCAGTTCACCGATTCCGGACGCGGTAAACGCAATCAGGATCAATTGTTAATCGATGCCTTTGGTGCGCAGGTCGTTACCCTGAAAGGCAACCAACTCTCGGGTTCGGGCACGGTAAAAATTGAAAGCCGTGTGGGTGAACCCCTGTATGAGATAGCCGACAATCAATGGCGCCAGTCGTTGCTGGATATCCGTTATCGGGGTGAGCCTGTGGCATTGAATGCGACCGAAACGGCAGAGGAGACAGCCAAGTGA
- a CDS encoding TonB-dependent receptor, translated as MSVTITGERRSTSEITNETFTRRPLALWVRAAALAGLTAPLAMPVLAQSADAQNAEVLEEITVTGTRKLVQDQIAIKRDATTIVDGLSASDIGELPALSIGEALESITGAASHRENGGATEITIRGLGPFLSATHFNGREATNGSGDRSVNFSQFPSELMSKVAIYKTQDASMIEGGVAGVIALETLKPLEYGKQRIQGDVKLNYNPDQQHIDNSLQGDLGYRGTLSYVDQFEFGDGQAIGISLGGQRQAISQPEGEYRSSSPTGSSLWACLNDPSITNEGFFRSSSGDCEDRNDGSGNNRGYDTTIDPNTGKAVSDGIPYAWTGSSRSYRQNETSDERDSFFVSLQYQPSERWDINFDAQVSNRTQAEERHDLVFEQKRVTPGVTGENLVTNAAGGILHWEGDARFEANGEKYSREENYQGFGLNVSHNVNDRLTIEVDASHSATDREELQISNRAQGDRIPVVWDMGKTIPTIIVENQDLTDHSWFDGAYRARVDRENVRENRMDALRIDFDYAMNAGVITGVKGGLRGSEMTYVQFGGSNGNGSRDEYTSSDSAVVAEIQANCTIDFPSSKFLHRVSDGNLITNVDSNGNVIEEGTGNSYAAFDNQCFANALTAANGVDFVYPEVEFLNPGTTDVTETTYAAYVMADYETQLADRGLRGNFGVRVVSTDVTSNGYRDRYVVVTDPVTGVVSLETVAGEIEKVSGGGDYVEFLPSVNFVWDYSEQHVIRGGVYRGMSRVNPSDMGYSRTFDTDDTSDPTTLPDLLVGANGSGNPDAKPLMSWNADVSFEWYPNDDAIFAAGVYYKRFLGGFEQRTVMEEFVIDGQTVSLPITNAVTTDQESNLYGIEMSAAYRWDNGIGVKAGYNYADSDFEFEDSLYGDTYTTGLDGVRTQLTAGIVDPASVPGLSNHVFNGQIYYQIGDFDTALIYKYRSGYFQPYTSNGTRLRYVGDVGTWEARASYDLTDNVKLKVEAINLFSAPKQQYFFDEDNLGEVNSYGPRIFAGVTVKF; from the coding sequence ATGTCGGTGACAATTACTGGAGAGCGTCGCTCAACGAGCGAAATCACAAACGAGACATTTACCCGCAGGCCGTTGGCCCTGTGGGTCAGGGCCGCTGCCCTGGCCGGATTGACTGCGCCATTGGCAATGCCGGTGCTGGCACAATCGGCCGATGCGCAAAACGCGGAAGTGCTGGAAGAAATTACCGTAACCGGTACCCGCAAGCTGGTGCAGGACCAGATTGCCATTAAGCGCGACGCTACCACCATTGTGGACGGCCTGTCCGCGTCTGACATCGGTGAACTGCCGGCGCTGTCTATTGGTGAAGCGCTCGAGTCCATTACCGGTGCGGCCTCACACCGTGAAAACGGTGGTGCCACTGAAATCACTATCCGCGGTCTGGGCCCTTTCCTGAGCGCGACCCACTTCAATGGCCGCGAAGCCACCAACGGTTCGGGTGACCGCTCGGTGAACTTCTCCCAGTTCCCGTCAGAGCTGATGAGCAAGGTTGCGATCTATAAAACCCAGGATGCTTCGATGATTGAAGGCGGTGTGGCCGGCGTGATTGCGCTGGAAACACTGAAGCCGCTGGAGTATGGCAAGCAGCGTATTCAGGGTGACGTAAAGCTCAATTACAACCCGGATCAACAGCACATCGACAATTCTCTGCAGGGCGATCTGGGTTATCGCGGTACTCTGAGCTACGTGGATCAGTTTGAATTCGGCGACGGTCAGGCCATCGGTATTTCATTGGGCGGTCAGCGTCAGGCCATCAGTCAGCCCGAAGGCGAGTACCGCAGCTCCAGTCCAACGGGCAGTTCGCTGTGGGCGTGTCTGAACGATCCCAGCATTACCAACGAGGGCTTCTTCCGTAGCTCATCTGGCGATTGTGAAGACCGCAACGATGGCAGCGGTAACAACCGCGGCTACGACACCACTATCGACCCGAATACCGGTAAAGCGGTGAGCGATGGTATTCCTTATGCGTGGACCGGCTCCAGCCGCAGCTACCGCCAGAATGAAACCTCGGACGAGCGGGATTCCTTCTTTGTCAGTTTGCAATATCAGCCGTCCGAGCGTTGGGACATTAATTTTGATGCGCAGGTGTCAAACCGTACCCAGGCCGAAGAGCGCCACGATCTGGTATTTGAGCAGAAACGCGTAACGCCTGGTGTGACCGGTGAAAACCTGGTGACCAACGCGGCCGGTGGCATTCTGCACTGGGAGGGCGATGCCCGCTTTGAAGCCAATGGTGAAAAATATTCACGTGAAGAAAACTATCAGGGCTTTGGTCTGAACGTGTCTCACAATGTGAACGATCGCCTGACCATTGAGGTGGATGCGTCCCACTCTGCAACTGATCGCGAAGAGCTGCAGATCAGCAACCGTGCGCAAGGTGACCGTATTCCGGTGGTGTGGGATATGGGCAAAACCATTCCTACCATCATCGTCGAAAACCAGGATTTGACAGACCACAGCTGGTTTGATGGCGCCTACCGTGCGCGCGTAGATCGCGAAAACGTGCGTGAAAACCGCATGGATGCGTTGCGCATTGATTTCGACTACGCCATGAATGCCGGCGTCATTACTGGCGTTAAGGGAGGATTGCGCGGTTCAGAAATGACTTATGTGCAATTTGGTGGCAGCAATGGCAATGGTTCGCGCGATGAGTACACCAGCTCCGATTCTGCGGTAGTGGCTGAAATTCAGGCCAACTGCACTATCGATTTCCCATCCAGTAAATTCTTGCACCGCGTCAGCGACGGAAACCTGATTACCAACGTCGATAGCAATGGCAATGTGATTGAAGAGGGTACCGGCAATAGTTATGCGGCCTTCGATAACCAGTGTTTTGCCAACGCACTGACGGCAGCCAACGGTGTGGATTTTGTCTACCCGGAAGTGGAGTTCCTGAACCCGGGCACCACTGACGTAACCGAAACCACCTATGCGGCTTATGTAATGGCCGACTACGAAACCCAGCTGGCAGATCGCGGATTACGCGGTAATTTCGGCGTGCGGGTGGTCAGCACAGACGTGACATCCAATGGCTACCGTGATCGCTACGTGGTGGTAACTGATCCGGTTACCGGTGTTGTCAGCCTGGAAACCGTGGCTGGCGAAATCGAAAAAGTCAGCGGTGGCGGTGATTATGTTGAGTTCCTGCCCAGCGTTAACTTCGTGTGGGACTATTCAGAACAGCACGTGATCCGCGGTGGTGTTTACCGTGGCATGTCGCGGGTGAATCCGTCCGACATGGGTTACAGTCGCACCTTCGACACCGATGACACCAGTGATCCGACCACGCTGCCTGATTTGCTGGTGGGTGCCAACGGTTCGGGCAACCCCGATGCCAAGCCACTGATGTCATGGAACGCTGATGTGTCCTTCGAATGGTATCCGAATGACGATGCAATCTTTGCTGCCGGCGTCTACTACAAGCGTTTCCTGGGTGGGTTTGAACAGCGCACCGTGATGGAAGAGTTTGTGATTGACGGCCAGACCGTGAGCTTGCCCATTACCAACGCGGTGACCACCGATCAGGAAAGTAACCTGTACGGCATTGAAATGTCCGCGGCCTATCGCTGGGATAATGGTATTGGTGTGAAGGCCGGCTACAACTACGCTGATTCGGATTTCGAGTTTGAAGACAGTCTCTACGGTGATACCTACACTACCGGTCTCGACGGCGTGCGCACGCAACTGACTGCGGGCATTGTTGACCCTGCCTCTGTGCCGGGGCTGTCCAACCACGTATTCAATGGCCAGATCTATTACCAGATCGGTGATTTTGATACCGCGTTGATCTACAAGTACCGTAGTGGCTACTTCCAGCCTTACACCAGCAACGGCACGCGCCTGCGCTATGTGGGTGATGTGGGTACCTGGGAGGCACGCGCTTCTTATGACCTCACCGATAACGTCAAGCTGAAGGTCGAGGCTATCAACCTGTTCAGTGCACCCAAGCAGCAGTACTTCTTTGATGAAGATAACTTGGGTGAAGTTAACAGCTATGGCCCGCGCATTTTTGCCGGCGTAACCGTTAAGTTCTGA
- a CDS encoding DUF808 domain-containing protein — protein sequence MAGVSLLALLDDIATVLDDVALMTKMAAKKTAGVLGDDLALNAQQVSGVRAERELPVVWAVAKGSAVNKLILVPAALAISLFAPWLVTPLLMLGGLYLCFEGVEKLWHALVHKQEKADNRAALQQALRKPEADLVAFEREKIKGAIRTDFVLSAEIIVIALGTVGQASFGEKVAVLSLIATLMTVGVYGLVAFIVKLDDMGLALINDAAATGLEKLKHTIGRAILAFCPWLMKTLSVVGTAAMFLVGGGILVHGIGPVHHWVQGLEAEFTVIAAMLANLVTGIVAGGLALALLNSLLALKTIASGSHK from the coding sequence ATGGCGGGTGTAAGCCTGTTGGCGCTATTGGATGATATCGCTACCGTGTTAGACGATGTGGCCCTGATGACCAAGATGGCCGCAAAAAAAACGGCCGGTGTACTGGGCGATGATCTGGCATTGAATGCGCAACAGGTCAGCGGTGTGAGAGCCGAGCGCGAGCTGCCCGTGGTGTGGGCGGTGGCGAAAGGGTCGGCCGTCAATAAACTGATTCTGGTGCCGGCAGCATTGGCGATCAGTTTGTTTGCGCCCTGGTTGGTGACGCCGCTGTTGATGTTGGGCGGCCTCTATTTATGCTTTGAAGGGGTAGAAAAGCTCTGGCACGCACTGGTTCATAAGCAGGAAAAAGCGGACAACCGCGCGGCGTTGCAACAAGCGCTGCGTAAACCCGAAGCGGATCTGGTGGCGTTTGAGCGGGAAAAAATCAAAGGCGCCATCCGCACGGATTTTGTGCTGTCGGCAGAGATCATTGTGATTGCATTAGGCACAGTGGGGCAGGCCAGTTTCGGTGAAAAGGTGGCGGTGCTCAGTCTGATAGCCACCCTGATGACTGTGGGTGTGTACGGTCTGGTGGCTTTTATCGTCAAGCTGGACGACATGGGGCTGGCGTTGATCAATGACGCTGCCGCTACCGGCCTGGAAAAACTCAAACACACGATCGGGCGAGCCATATTGGCGTTTTGTCCCTGGCTGATGAAAACCTTGTCTGTTGTGGGCACGGCGGCCATGTTCCTCGTGGGTGGCGGTATCCTGGTCCATGGTATTGGCCCGGTTCATCATTGGGTGCAAGGGCTGGAGGCGGAATTTACTGTCATTGCGGCGATGCTGGCTAACCTCGTGACAGGCATCGTTGCCGGAGGTCTGGCTCTGGCGTTGCTCAATTCCCTGTTGGCGCTGAAAACTATCGCGTCTGGCAGCCACAAATAA
- a CDS encoding vWA domain-containing protein: MSNTPKKPGPAEDWEQHLREPVPAPRANAREAAMAAAMAAFNETHQPADDAVPEKKIKSRQGFFQWWRPTGKPNQEKVNPVEKINLFQRNKWMMTGMASASVAVVALLAIQQQPAPVNDAKTPALPAEMAEGRSTPERRDVDEPEADMAQAPLESVEESVARPAVLADETRLAKASKAERAKADAERQQLMGTVAQEKKREMVAARLAMPAAPAAASMMMPSEPVPQPAYQERGRDDFETVEDNPVKQVTADPVSTFSIDVDTASYSFVRRQLNQGVLPQKDAVRVEEMINYFDYQYPAPTDTSVPFTTNVMVTDSPWATGNKLMHIGIKGYEIQQKPKSNLVFLLDVSGSMNAPDKLPLVKQSMALLLSQLNPDDTVAIAVYAGAAGTVLAPTPAREKHTILQALNQLQAGGSTAGAEGIKLAYQLAGQHFDKQAVNRVLLATDGDFNVGITDRDELKGFVEREREKGIYLSVLGFGQGNYHDHLMQELAQNGNGVAAYIDTLSEAQKVLVTEATSALFPIAQDVKIQVEFNPASVAEYRLIGYETRALKREDFNNDKVDAGDIGAGHTVTAIYELTPVGGKTLIDASRYGTPQDDAGNAAEYAFVKLRYKLPGETRSRLIEQPVAARNTANERTRVDTGLMREVEFATAVAGFAQLLRGGKYTGSWSYDDAIALAQANKGEDLYGYRTEFVQLVRKAKMAKAL; the protein is encoded by the coding sequence ATGAGCAACACACCCAAAAAGCCCGGCCCGGCAGAGGACTGGGAACAACACCTGCGCGAGCCGGTGCCGGCACCACGTGCGAACGCACGTGAGGCCGCCATGGCCGCGGCGATGGCGGCCTTTAATGAAACCCATCAGCCGGCCGACGACGCTGTGCCGGAAAAAAAGATCAAAAGCCGCCAAGGATTTTTTCAGTGGTGGCGTCCAACGGGTAAACCCAACCAAGAAAAGGTGAACCCCGTGGAAAAGATCAATTTATTTCAGCGCAACAAGTGGATGATGACCGGCATGGCCAGCGCCAGTGTAGCGGTGGTGGCGTTGTTAGCGATCCAGCAGCAACCGGCGCCTGTTAACGATGCAAAAACGCCCGCGCTGCCGGCGGAAATGGCTGAGGGCCGGAGCACTCCGGAAAGGCGTGATGTGGATGAGCCAGAAGCGGATATGGCGCAGGCGCCTCTAGAGAGCGTTGAAGAAAGTGTAGCCAGACCGGCAGTACTTGCCGACGAGACACGCCTTGCCAAAGCTTCAAAAGCAGAGCGGGCAAAGGCCGATGCTGAGCGCCAACAGTTGATGGGCACCGTGGCACAAGAAAAGAAGCGGGAAATGGTTGCAGCTCGCCTTGCGATGCCAGCGGCACCTGCTGCGGCTTCCATGATGATGCCTTCAGAACCTGTGCCTCAACCTGCTTATCAGGAACGAGGTCGCGATGACTTTGAAACGGTGGAAGACAATCCGGTCAAACAGGTCACGGCCGATCCCGTGTCTACCTTTTCCATCGATGTGGATACGGCCTCCTACAGTTTTGTCCGCCGCCAACTGAATCAGGGTGTGTTGCCACAGAAGGATGCAGTTCGGGTAGAAGAGATGATCAATTACTTTGACTATCAGTACCCGGCGCCCACCGATACATCTGTGCCCTTCACCACCAACGTCATGGTCACCGATTCACCCTGGGCGACCGGCAACAAATTAATGCACATCGGCATCAAGGGTTACGAAATCCAGCAAAAACCCAAATCCAATCTGGTGTTTTTACTGGATGTGTCCGGCTCCATGAATGCGCCAGACAAGTTGCCACTGGTCAAACAATCTATGGCGTTGTTGCTGTCACAACTCAACCCCGACGATACCGTGGCCATTGCCGTGTATGCCGGTGCAGCGGGAACGGTGCTGGCACCAACACCGGCGCGGGAAAAACACACCATCCTGCAGGCGCTGAACCAACTGCAGGCCGGTGGTTCTACCGCCGGTGCCGAGGGCATCAAGCTGGCGTACCAGCTGGCCGGCCAGCATTTCGACAAGCAGGCGGTAAACCGGGTGCTGCTCGCCACTGACGGAGACTTCAATGTGGGCATCACGGATCGCGACGAATTAAAAGGCTTTGTGGAACGCGAGCGGGAAAAAGGCATTTATCTTTCGGTGCTGGGCTTCGGTCAGGGCAACTATCACGATCACCTGATGCAGGAGCTGGCGCAAAACGGCAATGGCGTGGCGGCCTACATTGATACCCTGAGCGAAGCGCAGAAAGTGTTGGTGACCGAGGCCACCAGCGCACTCTTCCCCATCGCACAGGATGTGAAAATCCAGGTGGAATTCAACCCGGCCAGCGTGGCGGAATACCGGCTGATTGGTTACGAAACCCGCGCGCTCAAGCGGGAAGATTTCAACAATGACAAGGTGGATGCCGGCGATATCGGGGCCGGCCACACGGTAACGGCCATTTATGAATTGACGCCCGTTGGCGGCAAAACCTTAATCGATGCCAGCCGTTACGGCACGCCTCAGGACGACGCGGGTAACGCGGCAGAATACGCCTTTGTGAAGCTGCGGTATAAACTGCCCGGTGAGACCAGGTCGCGTCTTATTGAGCAGCCGGTGGCGGCGCGCAATACCGCCAACGAACGCACGCGGGTGGATACCGGCCTGATGCGCGAGGTGGAATTTGCCACGGCAGTGGCGGGTTTTGCACAATTACTGCGCGGCGGCAAATATACCGGCAGCTGGAGCTACGACGATGCCATTGCGCTGGCGCAGGCCAATAAAGGTGAAGACCTGTATGGCTATCGCACCGAGTTTGTGCAATTGGTGCGCAAAGCGAAAATGGCGAAGGCGCTGTAA
- a CDS encoding RNA polymerase sigma factor → MTDPALINAAQAGDRQAFARLVETEYDFIYRLAYRWCGNVPDAEDVAQQACIKLAQCIGQYRFDAAFRTWLYRLVINCAKDWQRSQTRHQTEALPDDYAAASHMSAETGLFLAAVLNWIASLGEGFKEAVLLVLGEGMTHAEAAHILEIKESTVSWRIHEVRKRLQQWRGDEP, encoded by the coding sequence GTGACTGACCCAGCCCTCATCAACGCAGCCCAGGCCGGCGACCGGCAGGCATTCGCGCGCCTGGTGGAAACCGAATACGACTTTATTTACCGGCTGGCGTACCGATGGTGTGGCAATGTGCCCGATGCGGAAGACGTGGCGCAGCAGGCGTGCATCAAGCTGGCCCAGTGTATCGGTCAGTACCGCTTTGACGCGGCCTTCCGCACCTGGTTATACCGGTTGGTGATCAATTGCGCCAAAGACTGGCAGCGCAGCCAGACGCGTCATCAAACTGAGGCTTTACCGGATGATTATGCCGCAGCCTCCCACATGAGCGCGGAAACCGGCCTGTTCCTCGCGGCGGTGCTGAACTGGATCGCGAGTCTTGGTGAAGGCTTTAAAGAGGCCGTGCTGCTGGTGTTGGGCGAGGGCATGACCCATGCCGAGGCCGCGCACATTCTGGAAATCAAGGAATCCACCGTGTCCTGGCGGATTCATGAAGTGAGAAAGCGCCTGCAACAGTGGCGCGGGGATGAGCCATGA
- a CDS encoding DNA alkylation repair protein, protein MVDAVQITARLTSLGDAAAARHALRFFKTGPGEYGAGDQFLGIRMPVLRAESKALGVLAPATLAPLLQSPWHEVRMLALVNMVDQARRKICDRAALYQLYMSQLSGVNNWDLVDVSAPDIVGKYLLERDRAPLAPLIKSDNLWHRRIGVLACLTFIRAGETTDIERFALQLLADPEDLMHKAVGWMLREAGKRDEPFLIRFLDQQASSMPRTMLRYAIEKLPEPRRQYYLNK, encoded by the coding sequence GTGGTTGATGCGGTTCAGATAACGGCGCGGCTGACCTCGTTGGGGGATGCTGCGGCCGCCCGCCACGCCCTGCGTTTTTTCAAAACCGGCCCGGGTGAATACGGCGCAGGCGACCAATTTCTGGGTATCCGCATGCCGGTGCTGCGGGCCGAATCCAAAGCGCTGGGTGTCCTGGCGCCGGCAACACTGGCGCCCCTGTTGCAATCGCCCTGGCACGAGGTGCGCATGTTGGCGTTGGTCAATATGGTGGATCAGGCGCGCCGTAAAATTTGCGACAGGGCCGCGTTGTATCAGCTGTATATGTCGCAGTTGTCGGGCGTCAACAATTGGGATCTGGTGGATGTGTCGGCGCCGGATATTGTCGGCAAATATTTGCTGGAGCGTGACCGGGCGCCGCTCGCGCCGCTGATAAAATCCGACAACCTGTGGCATCGTCGGATTGGTGTTCTGGCCTGCCTGACGTTTATCCGCGCCGGCGAGACCACCGATATTGAGCGCTTTGCGCTGCAGCTGCTGGCAGACCCGGAAGACCTGATGCACAAGGCCGTGGGCTGGATGCTGCGCGAGGCGGGCAAGCGCGACGAGCCGTTTCTCATTCGCTTTCTGGACCAGCAGGCCAGCAGCATGCCCCGCACTATGTTACGTTATGCCATCGAAAAACTGCCGGAACCCCGGCGTCAGTACTATTTAAATAAATAG
- a CDS encoding VOC family protein, whose translation MSVSAIPEGYHSLTPYLIVKDAEAALAYYAKALGAAEVLRMPMPDGKIGHAEMKVGDSHFMLAEEMPDMGFVGPASLGGAGVSLMLYTEDCDALFAQALAAGGEQLRAMEDQFYGDRAGTFKDPFGHVWTIGTHKEELSPEELTQRMAAACG comes from the coding sequence ATGAGTGTTTCAGCGATACCCGAGGGTTATCACAGCCTCACACCTTATCTGATTGTGAAAGATGCCGAGGCCGCTTTGGCCTATTACGCAAAAGCATTGGGCGCGGCGGAGGTGCTGCGCATGCCGATGCCTGACGGTAAAATCGGCCATGCGGAAATGAAAGTGGGGGACTCCCATTTTATGCTGGCCGAAGAAATGCCGGACATGGGCTTTGTGGGGCCGGCCAGCCTGGGCGGTGCCGGTGTCAGCCTGATGCTGTATACCGAGGATTGCGATGCCTTGTTTGCTCAGGCGCTGGCCGCTGGCGGCGAACAGCTGCGCGCCATGGAAGATCAGTTTTACGGCGATCGCGCGGGCACATTCAAAGATCCCTTCGGTCATGTGTGGACTATCGGCACCCATAAAGAAGAACTGAGTCCCGAAGAGCTGACCCAACGTATGGCCGCCGCTTGTGGTTGA